A window of Thermococcus aggregans contains these coding sequences:
- a CDS encoding DNA-directed RNA polymerase: MYKLIRVKDVVRIPPRMFTLDPKEAAKIVLREAYEGIYDKDEGVILAILDVHEISDGVIIPGDGATYHEAVFDVLVWKPEMHEVVEGEVIDVVPYGAFVRIGPMDGLVHISQLMDDYVVFDEKNAQFVGKEKGYILKLGDAVRARIIAVSEKSKVIRENKIGLTMRQPGLGKLEWIQKEKRKAESGESE, from the coding sequence ATGTACAAGCTTATTCGAGTCAAAGACGTTGTGAGAATCCCTCCGAGAATGTTTACACTGGATCCAAAAGAGGCCGCTAAGATAGTTCTGAGAGAGGCTTATGAGGGAATTTATGATAAGGACGAAGGTGTTATTTTAGCAATTCTTGACGTTCATGAGATTAGTGATGGAGTGATAATCCCCGGAGATGGGGCTACTTATCATGAGGCAGTCTTTGACGTCCTTGTGTGGAAGCCCGAGATGCACGAGGTTGTTGAGGGAGAGGTTATTGATGTGGTTCCCTATGGAGCATTCGTAAGAATTGGCCCAATGGACGGTCTGGTTCACATTTCCCAGCTCATGGATGATTACGTCGTCTTTGACGAGAAGAATGCCCAATTTGTTGGAAAAGAAAAGGGCTATATCTTAAAGCTTGGTGACGCTGTAAGGGCGAGAATAATCGCTGTCAGTGAAAAGAGCAAAGTAATTAGAGAGAACAAGATCGGTCTTACTATGAGACAGCCCGGATTGGGCAAGCTCGAATGGATACAAAAAGAAAAAAGAAAAGCCGAGAGTGGTGAGTCAGAATGA
- a CDS encoding prenyltransferase/squalene oxidase repeat-containing protein has product MRRIAPVLLIMIIVLPYVAAESILDASARFLLEGRDYMKTTQQLSLSLMALASSYSGVENITISDVDYFVDALLKRQNPDGGWGYYEGSVSNVVDTSYAVIALKKALSLYEGEKASSISRTIKRGVEFLINSHNGEGWGYVPNTLTEFYPTVMAVWALGENGYSKDHPYIRSAIKYLEENEPYGLRKGEAVALKLLAYHAVGYISLGLVEEARDLVNSPEITVKEQAFLTYALLLYEGLTFETAKLLATLEDLKEKNESLVYWANKPGELVGREVFVTSALAILSFAEVSGGLMPELETPFEASCSELEKVQNEDGGWPYIVGFSSTDRATYYVLKALKRCYFMDESIEKGLGWVKKRIDENMEISSERGELYPPYIYNLLTLLEFNLVNESERAKHIAFIKSLKKENVAWGDVLGLQPYDTALAIKALLALGVSPQDGDIIKAKEWLLSFPTEGWGTVITTKYYTRFFPSEVSTTIEVLEALEPLVTRQEVEKHLNWLLEQRTEDGGWPNIKESYIVGVLMYQGQPSVELTIRATEVLYAFGIDYRQETLKWLLPKRRNNLWGSSVVDSALATLYFSTFEELPKPVNLYEVVRALPEGNFKILYTFGREKVAVSVKNSLDSLFGTNLTVEQFKEIGDGNYIVLVDLTEFDLSKYNPYIELKVDNESIYLNGESYKRDNTFLVVPGKTSKGYILFILYPRNLGSAVKVFFASNIVKYLSGVACVVTYEDKNQNGIVELGELKAEFVR; this is encoded by the coding sequence ATGAGGAGGATTGCTCCTGTTTTGCTTATCATGATCATTGTGCTTCCTTACGTAGCTGCAGAATCTATTCTTGACGCATCAGCGAGGTTCCTTTTAGAGGGAAGGGATTACATGAAAACTACTCAACAGCTTAGTCTCTCGCTAATGGCTTTAGCGTCTAGCTATTCTGGAGTAGAGAATATTACGATAAGTGACGTTGATTACTTTGTTGACGCTCTCCTAAAAAGGCAAAACCCTGATGGTGGCTGGGGGTATTATGAAGGGAGCGTGAGCAATGTAGTCGATACATCCTATGCAGTGATCGCCTTGAAAAAAGCCCTTAGCCTATATGAGGGCGAGAAAGCTTCTTCAATCTCCCGCACCATTAAGAGGGGCGTTGAATTCTTAATTAACTCGCATAATGGAGAAGGGTGGGGATACGTTCCAAACACTCTAACCGAGTTCTATCCTACAGTTATGGCAGTCTGGGCACTTGGTGAGAACGGGTACTCAAAGGATCACCCATACATCCGGAGCGCCATTAAATATCTTGAGGAAAATGAGCCCTATGGACTCCGTAAAGGAGAGGCAGTGGCCCTTAAGCTTTTGGCTTACCATGCCGTTGGCTACATTTCTCTTGGATTAGTAGAGGAAGCTCGGGATTTAGTTAATTCCCCGGAGATTACCGTTAAGGAGCAAGCGTTTCTTACCTATGCTCTCCTTCTATACGAGGGGCTTACTTTTGAAACAGCAAAATTACTCGCCACACTCGAAGATTTGAAAGAAAAGAACGAAAGCCTTGTTTATTGGGCCAACAAACCGGGAGAACTAGTGGGAAGGGAAGTGTTTGTTACATCTGCCCTTGCTATTTTGAGCTTTGCGGAGGTTAGTGGGGGATTAATGCCTGAGCTAGAAACCCCTTTTGAGGCATCATGCTCAGAATTAGAAAAGGTACAAAACGAGGATGGGGGATGGCCGTACATTGTTGGCTTCTCTTCTACGGATAGGGCTACGTATTATGTTTTAAAGGCCCTCAAAAGATGTTATTTCATGGACGAAAGTATAGAGAAAGGTTTGGGATGGGTGAAGAAAAGGATTGACGAAAACATGGAGATATCATCTGAAAGGGGAGAGCTATACCCGCCTTATATCTATAATCTGTTGACCCTTCTGGAGTTCAATCTGGTTAATGAGAGCGAAAGAGCGAAGCACATAGCCTTTATAAAGAGCCTCAAAAAGGAAAATGTGGCATGGGGGGACGTCCTGGGCTTACAACCATATGACACTGCCCTAGCAATTAAAGCGCTCCTAGCTTTGGGAGTTTCTCCCCAAGATGGGGACATCATCAAGGCAAAGGAATGGCTTCTGTCTTTTCCCACGGAAGGCTGGGGAACGGTAATAACGACCAAATACTATACAAGGTTTTTCCCCTCTGAAGTCTCAACTACGATTGAAGTTCTTGAAGCACTGGAGCCTCTGGTAACAAGACAAGAAGTTGAAAAGCATCTAAATTGGCTTCTTGAACAAAGAACCGAGGATGGAGGATGGCCAAATATCAAAGAGAGCTATATAGTTGGGGTTTTAATGTATCAAGGACAGCCGAGCGTTGAACTTACCATACGGGCTACGGAAGTCCTCTATGCGTTTGGTATTGATTACAGGCAAGAAACCCTCAAGTGGTTGTTGCCTAAGAGAAGAAACAACCTTTGGGGAAGCAGTGTTGTTGATTCAGCCCTTGCGACTCTCTATTTCTCCACCTTCGAAGAGCTTCCAAAGCCAGTGAATCTCTACGAAGTGGTAAGAGCACTCCCCGAAGGAAACTTCAAGATACTCTACACATTTGGAAGGGAGAAAGTTGCGGTTTCAGTGAAGAATTCCCTTGACAGTTTGTTTGGAACCAATTTGACAGTTGAGCAGTTTAAAGAGATCGGTGACGGCAATTACATTGTGTTAGTCGATCTTACAGAATTTGATCTTTCCAAATACAACCCATATATCGAGCTTAAGGTGGACAACGAGAGCATTTATCTAAACGGAGAGAGCTATAAGAGAGACAACACCTTCCTGGTAGTCCCGGGAAAAACGAGCAAGGGATACATCCTCTTTATCCTATACCCGAGGAATTTAGGCAGTGCCGTTAAAGTTTTCTTTGCATCTAACATTGTCAAATACCTCAGTGGTGTTGCCTGTGTTGTTACCTATGAAGACAAAAATCAAAACGGCATCGTTGAGCTTGGAGAACTAAAGGCAGAATTTGTGAGGTGA
- the twy1 gene encoding 4-demethylwyosine synthase TYW1, translated as MDVKPNMPEEIASLFKKQHYALVGHHSSVKLCHWLKESIKHDRFCYKQKFYGIQSHRCLQMTPVTAWCTHNCIFCWRPMEGFLGVELPEPWDDPSYIVEKSIEAQRKLLSGYWGVKDQINVKKLEEAMEPKHAAISLSGEPMLYPKIGDLVEEFHKRGFTTFIVTNGTVPERLEEMIAENKLPTQFYVSLTAPDEETYQRVNVPMIPDGWERINRTLELMRDLPVRTVIRLTLVKGENMHNPEGYAKLIMKARPMFVETKAYMFVGFSRNRLTINNMPSHEDIKAFAEELVKYLPGYHIEDEYPPSRVVLIMRDDISKEDRFIKH; from the coding sequence ATGGATGTAAAGCCAAACATGCCTGAGGAAATTGCGAGCCTTTTCAAAAAGCAGCATTACGCTCTCGTAGGTCATCACAGCTCAGTTAAGCTCTGCCATTGGTTAAAGGAGAGTATAAAGCACGATCGCTTTTGCTACAAGCAGAAGTTCTATGGAATCCAATCCCACCGCTGCCTGCAGATGACTCCGGTAACTGCATGGTGCACCCACAACTGCATTTTCTGCTGGCGTCCAATGGAAGGATTCCTTGGAGTTGAGCTTCCGGAGCCATGGGACGATCCGAGCTACATAGTTGAGAAAAGCATAGAGGCTCAGAGGAAACTCTTAAGCGGCTATTGGGGAGTCAAAGACCAGATAAACGTTAAGAAGCTTGAAGAGGCCATGGAACCCAAGCACGCGGCAATAAGCCTCTCCGGAGAGCCCATGCTTTACCCCAAGATAGGGGATCTTGTTGAGGAGTTCCATAAGAGAGGGTTCACGACGTTTATAGTTACCAACGGAACCGTTCCCGAGAGACTTGAAGAGATGATAGCAGAAAACAAGCTTCCTACACAGTTCTACGTTTCCTTAACGGCTCCAGATGAAGAGACTTACCAGAGAGTAAATGTGCCAATGATCCCGGATGGGTGGGAAAGAATAAACAGAACCCTCGAACTCATGAGGGACTTGCCAGTGAGGACTGTCATAAGGCTTACCCTTGTTAAGGGCGAAAACATGCACAACCCAGAAGGTTATGCGAAGCTTATAATGAAGGCAAGGCCGATGTTCGTTGAGACCAAAGCTTACATGTTTGTGGGCTTTTCAAGAAATAGGCTGACGATCAATAACATGCCAAGCCATGAAGACATAAAGGCCTTTGCCGAGGAGCTAGTTAAGTATCTCCCGGGCTATCACATAGAAGACGAGTATCCTCCAAGCAGAGTGGTTTTGATAATGAGGGACGACATCAGCAAAGAGGATCGGTTTATAAAACACTAA
- a CDS encoding NAD-dependent epimerase/dehydratase family protein: MKVLVTGGAGFIGSHLVDALMERGYEVRVLDNLSAGSLENIEQWLGHANFEFVKGDMRDPEVVKDAVKGVDAVFHLAANPEVRIGSQSPELLYETNVLITYNLLEAMRRKGVKVLAFTSSSTVYGEAKKLPTPEDYGPLEPISVYGGAKLAAEALISGYAHTFDMKAIVFRLANIIGKRSNHGVIYDFINKLKKNPNRLEILGDGTQRKSYLHVSDTVEAMLHLFNEFLKEDKTYDVYNIGSEDWITVKEIAEIVSREMGLNPEFYFTGGVDGGRGWKGDVKIMLLSIEKAKAKGWKPKMNSYQAVEKTVRELLGKE, translated from the coding sequence ATGAAGGTTCTCGTGACGGGTGGAGCAGGGTTCATAGGTTCTCATTTGGTGGATGCTCTAATGGAAAGGGGTTATGAAGTTAGAGTTCTCGACAATTTAAGCGCTGGTAGCTTGGAGAACATTGAGCAGTGGCTTGGGCATGCAAACTTTGAGTTCGTCAAGGGCGATATGAGGGATCCTGAAGTTGTAAAAGATGCCGTGAAAGGCGTTGATGCTGTATTTCACCTTGCGGCTAACCCAGAAGTGAGGATTGGCTCCCAAAGCCCTGAACTCCTCTATGAAACTAATGTACTCATAACTTACAATCTCCTTGAGGCGATGAGAAGGAAAGGTGTTAAAGTCCTTGCATTTACATCATCCTCAACAGTCTACGGTGAGGCCAAAAAGCTCCCAACTCCTGAAGACTATGGACCCCTAGAGCCAATAAGCGTCTATGGAGGGGCAAAGCTTGCTGCCGAAGCTTTGATTTCTGGCTATGCTCACACGTTTGACATGAAGGCCATAGTTTTCAGGCTGGCCAACATCATAGGTAAGAGATCAAACCACGGCGTCATTTACGATTTCATAAACAAGCTCAAGAAAAATCCTAACAGATTGGAGATTCTCGGCGATGGAACGCAAAGGAAGAGCTACCTCCACGTCAGCGATACTGTTGAAGCAATGCTGCACCTCTTCAACGAGTTCCTCAAAGAGGACAAAACCTACGACGTCTACAACATCGGCAGTGAAGACTGGATAACTGTGAAGGAGATAGCGGAGATAGTTAGCAGGGAAATGGGCTTAAATCCGGAGTTCTATTTCACGGGCGGTGTTGACGGTGGAAGAGGATGGAAAGGAGATGTCAAGATAATGCTCCTTAGCATTGAGAAGGCCAAAGCCAAGGGCTGGAAGCCGAAGATGAACAGCTATCAAGCGGTGGAAAAAACTGTTAGAGAGTTATTGGGCAAAGAATAA
- a CDS encoding 30S ribosomal protein S24e — MEIRVTEVKENKLLGRKEIYFEIIHEGEPTPSRKDVKGKLVAMLDLNPETTVIQYIRSYFGSRVSKGYAKAYESKERMLYIEPEYILRRDGLISEEGE, encoded by the coding sequence ATGGAGATTAGGGTTACTGAAGTTAAAGAAAACAAGCTCCTCGGAAGAAAGGAAATATACTTTGAGATTATCCACGAAGGTGAGCCAACTCCTTCAAGAAAGGACGTTAAAGGAAAGCTTGTTGCAATGCTTGACCTAAACCCAGAGACAACTGTTATTCAATACATAAGGAGCTACTTCGGAAGCAGGGTCAGCAAGGGTTATGCTAAGGCTTATGAGAGCAAGGAGAGAATGCTTTACATAGAACCCGAATACATATTGAGGAGAGATGGACTAATAAGTGAAGAGGGGGAGTGA
- a CDS encoding HemK2/MTQ2 family protein methyltransferase, producing MIYQGLKIKLHPQVYEPAEDTFLLARNLKVKEGDVALDVGIGTGIIALLMAKKARFVLGVDINPIAVELAKENAKLNGIKNVEFRVSDLFQNVEGKFDIITFNAPYLPGEPEEPIDLALVGGENGREVLDRFLEEFPDYLKEDGVVQIVQSSITGIEKTLKKLEAKGFRAEITAKERYFFEEIVVITAKRA from the coding sequence ATGATTTATCAAGGCCTTAAGATCAAGCTTCACCCCCAGGTTTATGAACCCGCTGAGGACACCTTTTTGTTAGCCAGGAATTTGAAGGTTAAAGAAGGGGACGTTGCTCTTGACGTTGGGATCGGAACGGGGATAATTGCCCTTCTAATGGCCAAAAAAGCAAGATTTGTTCTTGGTGTGGATATCAACCCTATCGCCGTTGAACTTGCAAAGGAAAATGCAAAGCTAAACGGTATCAAAAACGTAGAGTTCCGCGTGAGCGACCTCTTCCAGAACGTTGAAGGAAAGTTTGACATAATAACGTTCAATGCCCCTTATCTTCCAGGTGAGCCAGAAGAGCCGATAGACCTTGCCTTGGTTGGGGGAGAGAATGGGAGAGAGGTTTTGGATAGATTCCTTGAGGAGTTTCCGGATTACCTTAAGGAAGATGGTGTTGTCCAGATAGTTCAGTCCTCAATAACCGGAATAGAGAAAACCCTAAAAAAGCTTGAAGCTAAGGGCTTCAGAGCAGAGATAACGGCTAAGGAAAGGTACTTTTTTGAGGAAATAGTTGTAATAACCGCTAAGCGAGCCTGA
- a CDS encoding tubulin/FtsZ family protein — protein MRALIIGVGQCGTKIADLFALVNFEALAVNTSKGDLEYLKHIPQDRRILVGESLTGGKGVNANPVLGREAVKRDLPLIMKKISSMVGYSDVDVFFLTFGFGGGTGAGGAPVLAEALKEEYPDSLVVAIGALPLKEEGIRPTINAAITIDKLSKVVDSIIAIDNNKLKESSEDISKAYEKINYTIVERIASLLALIDVPGEQTLDASDLKFVLNAFGSFATVGYAKADASKVKNLSRLILKSFENEGLYLEANIESALYGLVAIHGPPELLKAKDIFEALEYLTRKIKGKQIFRGFYPDPREKEIEVVTLLSGIYESKSIEDIVITAKKYAQSFMKAKEEAETKKKELLTGLPDFDDIYSGEADERLG, from the coding sequence GTGAGGGCTTTAATCATTGGAGTCGGTCAGTGCGGGACGAAAATAGCTGACCTATTTGCATTGGTTAATTTTGAGGCACTTGCGGTAAATACTTCCAAAGGTGATTTGGAGTATCTAAAGCACATCCCCCAAGATAGGAGGATACTAGTTGGAGAGAGCCTAACCGGAGGAAAAGGGGTAAATGCCAACCCAGTGTTGGGAAGAGAGGCCGTTAAAAGAGACCTGCCCCTAATAATGAAAAAAATAAGCTCCATGGTTGGCTACAGCGACGTTGATGTATTCTTCCTTACCTTTGGCTTTGGAGGTGGAACAGGGGCTGGAGGAGCTCCAGTTCTTGCAGAAGCCCTAAAGGAGGAGTACCCGGATTCGCTTGTGGTTGCAATAGGTGCTTTGCCCCTAAAGGAAGAAGGCATAAGGCCCACAATAAACGCGGCAATAACCATAGACAAGCTATCCAAAGTGGTCGATTCGATAATAGCGATAGACAACAACAAACTGAAGGAAAGCTCTGAGGACATCTCAAAAGCTTATGAAAAGATAAACTACACAATAGTTGAAAGAATAGCTTCCCTTTTGGCTTTAATAGATGTTCCCGGAGAGCAGACCCTTGATGCAAGTGACCTTAAGTTTGTCCTAAACGCCTTTGGTAGCTTTGCCACAGTTGGATATGCAAAAGCTGATGCCAGCAAGGTTAAGAACCTCTCCCGTCTGATCTTGAAATCCTTTGAGAATGAAGGTCTTTACCTTGAGGCCAATATAGAATCCGCTTTGTATGGTTTGGTTGCCATTCACGGCCCTCCGGAGCTATTAAAGGCGAAAGACATCTTTGAAGCCCTTGAATACCTCACAAGAAAGATAAAGGGCAAGCAGATTTTCCGCGGCTTTTATCCAGATCCGAGAGAGAAGGAGATAGAGGTTGTCACGCTTTTGAGCGGCATATACGAGAGCAAGAGCATAGAGGACATAGTCATAACGGCCAAAAAATACGCTCAATCATTCATGAAAGCAAAGGAAGAGGCTGAAACAAAGAAAAAAGAGCTTTTAACCGGACTGCCGGACTTTGACGATATTTATTCAGGTGAGGCCGATGAAAGACTCGGTTGA
- a CDS encoding inorganic diphosphatase, producing MNPFHDLEPGPEVPEVVYALIEIPKGSRNKYELDKKTGLIKLDRVLYSPFYYPVDYGIIPQTWYEDDDPFDIMVIMREPTYPGVLIEARPIGLFKMIDSGDKDYKVLAVPVEDPYFDDWKDISDVPKAFLDEIAHFFKRYKELQGKEIIVEGWENAERAKQEILRAIELYKEKFKK from the coding sequence ATGAATCCATTCCATGATTTGGAGCCCGGACCGGAAGTACCAGAAGTTGTTTATGCCCTGATAGAGATCCCAAAGGGAAGCAGGAACAAGTACGAGCTTGACAAAAAGACCGGCCTAATAAAGCTCGATAGAGTCCTTTACAGCCCGTTCTATTACCCAGTCGACTACGGAATCATCCCACAAACATGGTATGAGGATGACGATCCTTTCGACATTATGGTCATCATGAGGGAACCAACTTACCCCGGAGTGCTCATTGAGGCAAGGCCAATAGGCCTCTTCAAGATGATAGACAGTGGCGACAAGGACTACAAGGTACTGGCAGTTCCAGTGGAAGACCCATACTTCGACGACTGGAAGGACATAAGCGACGTTCCAAAGGCCTTTCTTGACGAGATTGCACACTTCTTCAAGAGGTACAAGGAACTTCAAGGAAAGGAGATCATTGTTGAAGGATGGGAAAACGCGGAGAGGGCAAAGCAGGAGATACTTAGGGCGATAGAGCTTTACAAGGAGAAGTTCAAGAAGTGA
- a CDS encoding 30S ribosomal protein S27ae: MAKKPSQKWKLYEVKDGKVVRKNRFCPRCGPGVFMANHKDRWTCGRCGYTEWKK, translated from the coding sequence ATGGCTAAGAAACCCTCACAAAAATGGAAGCTTTATGAAGTTAAGGATGGAAAAGTCGTTAGGAAGAACAGGTTCTGCCCAAGATGCGGTCCTGGAGTCTTTATGGCAAACCACAAGGACAGATGGACCTGCGGTAGGTGCGGCTACACAGAGTGGAAGAAGTGA
- a CDS encoding GTP-dependent dephospho-CoA kinase → MCRDFYFKLTEVLRKELKSPLGRLVRGEMPQPYLASRKELESAPYLVTVGDVVTENVLRLGIKPSVAIYDHKTKRKEYDPEIELGAVVLTTKNPPGTITKALLNAIKKSFELAKRGKRVYIKVNGEEDLAAIPAVLYAPEGALVVYGQPDEGIVLIKVTPECKRRCAQLLRKMEVVYDGD, encoded by the coding sequence ATGTGCCGGGACTTTTACTTTAAACTCACAGAAGTCCTCAGAAAGGAGCTCAAAAGTCCCCTGGGTAGGTTAGTTAGGGGAGAAATGCCGCAACCCTATTTAGCCTCCCGCAAAGAGCTTGAAAGCGCACCCTATTTGGTTACGGTGGGAGATGTTGTTACTGAAAACGTCCTCAGGCTTGGCATAAAGCCTTCCGTTGCAATCTACGACCACAAAACCAAGAGAAAGGAATACGATCCTGAGATAGAACTTGGGGCTGTCGTCTTGACCACAAAGAATCCGCCGGGTACAATAACGAAAGCTTTATTAAATGCTATCAAAAAGTCCTTTGAACTTGCCAAAAGGGGAAAAAGAGTTTACATAAAGGTAAACGGTGAGGAGGATTTAGCCGCCATTCCGGCTGTCCTCTATGCTCCGGAAGGGGCTTTGGTAGTTTACGGACAGCCGGATGAGGGGATAGTGCTTATAAAGGTCACACCCGAATGTAAGCGCAGATGTGCTCAACTACTTAGAAAGATGGAGGTGGTTTACGATGGAGATTAG
- a CDS encoding ATP-binding protein, whose translation MISKETWGKIIRDYLEWDVELIERDIPYTLPRVQRALVIIGPRRAGKTYFMFQILKELLKHGIEKNETLYINLEDPRVIGTTLEDLLNFLDVYYSQFPENAKKRNYFFLDEVQTVENWEKFVRYLLDKNQRVVISGSSSRLLSKEIATELRGRGISLKVYPFSFKEILKSRNLKPAPFYSTYEEAKIKKLLREYLVWGGYPEVILDFSLRREILREIIDLTIYKDIVERWGIINIKALKLLFRMLAFSTHLSISKAYKNLKGIGINVGKTTVANYLEFLEDSLVFYPLRVLIKSYKLQELYGFKPYLVDNGLLTSLGVQDEGRLLENLVFTELLKSGLEPNRDVFYYRTRDGKEVDFAILEKGRVKQAIQVTYELNESNYEREISALVGASKELNCRDLLLITWDQEETIKTKGKEIKVMPLWKWLLSK comes from the coding sequence ATGATATCTAAAGAGACTTGGGGAAAAATCATAAGGGATTACTTAGAGTGGGACGTCGAACTCATTGAAAGGGATATACCCTATACCTTGCCTAGAGTACAAAGAGCACTAGTCATTATTGGGCCTAGGAGGGCAGGTAAAACCTACTTCATGTTTCAGATACTCAAAGAACTTTTAAAGCACGGAATCGAGAAGAATGAAACGCTCTACATCAATTTAGAGGATCCACGGGTGATAGGCACCACGCTTGAAGATCTGCTGAATTTTTTGGATGTTTACTACTCCCAATTTCCTGAAAATGCAAAGAAGCGCAACTATTTTTTCTTGGATGAAGTTCAAACAGTAGAAAACTGGGAAAAGTTCGTGAGATACCTCCTCGATAAAAACCAGCGGGTAGTTATTTCGGGCTCTTCCTCCAGGCTACTATCTAAGGAAATCGCAACCGAACTTAGGGGGAGAGGTATTTCCCTAAAAGTCTATCCATTTTCATTTAAGGAGATATTAAAATCTAGGAATCTAAAACCCGCCCCGTTTTATTCTACATATGAGGAGGCAAAAATTAAAAAGTTGCTCAGAGAGTATCTCGTTTGGGGAGGCTATCCCGAGGTCATATTAGACTTTTCTCTCAGAAGGGAGATTCTTCGAGAGATAATTGACTTGACGATCTACAAGGATATCGTTGAGCGGTGGGGGATCATCAATATCAAGGCATTAAAGCTCCTTTTCAGGATGCTTGCGTTCTCCACTCACCTTTCCATTTCCAAGGCATACAAAAACTTGAAAGGGATCGGCATTAATGTAGGAAAGACAACGGTTGCAAACTACTTAGAATTTCTGGAAGACTCGCTTGTGTTTTACCCCCTCAGGGTTCTAATAAAGTCATACAAGCTTCAGGAGCTGTACGGGTTCAAGCCCTATTTGGTGGACAACGGACTCTTGACAAGCCTAGGCGTCCAAGATGAGGGGAGATTGTTAGAAAACTTAGTCTTTACCGAACTTTTAAAGTCGGGCTTGGAGCCAAATAGAGACGTATTTTACTACAGAACGAGGGATGGAAAGGAAGTGGATTTTGCTATACTGGAGAAAGGAAGGGTAAAGCAAGCAATTCAGGTTACTTATGAGCTCAATGAAAGCAACTATGAAAGGGAAATTTCTGCCTTGGTCGGGGCTTCAAAAGAGCTCAATTGCAGAGACCTGCTTCTCATAACATGGGATCAGGAGGAGACGATTAAGACGAAAGGAAAGGAAATCAAAGTTATGCCCCTGTGGAAGTGGCTCCTTTCCAAATAG
- a CDS encoding stage II sporulation protein M, whose amino-acid sequence MPFKHKFFLLFSLLLFLSGFLLGLSVSKSTYSSYAQLKTTNIDPILEILEKDSIGSSLTITYLFVNNARVALLLSLGGALTFGGLTFLNLVSNGMNLGVLFYEALALNDVGAFFLLILPHGIFEISALIIAGAAGFKIPYEVLMFALGKKEEIITEEDAKEFFKLVGISIVLILIAAVIEAKVTLQLSTHVL is encoded by the coding sequence ATGCCTTTCAAACACAAATTCTTTCTCTTATTCTCCCTTTTGCTTTTTCTTTCTGGATTTCTCCTGGGATTAAGCGTTTCTAAAAGTACCTATTCATCGTACGCTCAGCTAAAGACAACAAACATTGATCCAATATTAGAAATCTTAGAAAAAGACTCCATTGGGAGCTCTCTGACGATTACATATTTATTTGTCAACAACGCAAGAGTGGCACTACTCCTATCCTTAGGAGGAGCCTTAACATTTGGTGGCTTGACTTTCTTAAACCTAGTTTCTAATGGCATGAATCTAGGAGTACTGTTCTACGAGGCATTAGCTTTAAACGATGTTGGAGCATTCTTCCTCCTCATTCTTCCCCACGGCATCTTCGAAATCTCAGCATTGATTATTGCCGGAGCTGCTGGTTTCAAAATTCCCTATGAGGTTTTGATGTTTGCTTTGGGTAAAAAGGAAGAGATAATCACCGAAGAAGATGCTAAGGAATTCTTCAAGCTTGTTGGAATCTCAATAGTTTTAATACTCATCGCCGCAGTAATTGAAGCAAAGGTAACGTTACAATTATCCACGCACGTGCTTTGA
- the mntA gene encoding type VII toxin-antitoxin system MntA family adenylyltransferase antitoxin, with protein sequence MKVYNLSASERKALKERIKDYLKSRREVLFAYIHGSFLENRPFRDIDVAVFIKSKPGRFYEMELEEELSRLTGFPVDVRVLNNAPVEFRFHVIGGELLFSRDEKARCDFEEQTMREYHDYSYYLKLYRREALGIFKSNE encoded by the coding sequence ATGAAAGTTTACAATCTCTCGGCTTCGGAGAGGAAAGCCCTCAAGGAGCGGATAAAGGATTACCTTAAGTCTAGGAGAGAGGTCCTCTTCGCTTACATCCACGGCTCTTTTCTAGAGAACCGTCCTTTTAGGGACATAGACGTTGCAGTTTTCATAAAGTCAAAACCCGGCCGATTCTACGAGATGGAGCTTGAAGAAGAGCTGTCAAGGTTAACCGGCTTTCCCGTTGATGTGAGAGTTTTGAACAATGCCCCCGTGGAGTTCAGGTTTCACGTTATCGGTGGGGAGCTCCTCTTCAGCAGGGACGAAAAGGCCAGGTGCGACTTTGAAGAGCAGACCATGAGGGAATATCACGATTATTCCTATTATCTCAAACTGTACAGGAGGGAAGCCCTTGGAATATTTAAGTCAAATGAGTGA
- the spt4 gene encoding transcription elongation factor subunit Spt4, whose translation MSEKACRHCHYITNEDRCPVCGSRDLSDEWFDLVIILDPENSKIAQKLGVKVPGKYAIRVR comes from the coding sequence ATGAGCGAAAAAGCCTGCAGGCACTGCCACTACATAACCAACGAAGATCGATGCCCAGTTTGTGGGAGTAGAGATTTGAGCGATGAGTGGTTTGATCTTGTTATAATCCTTGACCCCGAAAATTCCAAAATAGCTCAGAAACTTGGAGTGAAGGTTCCCGGGAAATACGCCATAAGGGTCAGGTAG